The following coding sequences are from one Desulfosporosinus orientis DSM 765 window:
- a CDS encoding GNAT family N-acetyltransferase: MEITMKQCTIDDLFLLRELSYKTFDETFRPMNSPAVMEAYLEKSFNLDKLRNELANINSRFYFLYAGKELAGYLKLNEFEAQTDINDPQSLEIERIYVAKEFQSRGLGGTLMNKAISVGNDLGKSYLWLGVWEKNERGIQFYKKQGFYVIGKHPFYMGQEEQTDYIFRKDLTNNEEDVL; this comes from the coding sequence ATGGAAATAACAATGAAACAATGTACTATAGATGATCTCTTCTTACTGCGTGAACTTTCTTATAAGACATTTGATGAAACCTTCCGGCCTATGAATTCGCCGGCTGTCATGGAAGCCTATCTTGAGAAGTCTTTTAACCTAGATAAATTGCGTAATGAACTAGCGAATATCAATTCACGGTTCTATTTTCTCTATGCCGGCAAGGAATTGGCAGGTTACTTAAAGCTTAATGAATTTGAGGCTCAAACGGATATCAATGATCCCCAATCCTTAGAAATCGAAAGGATTTATGTCGCAAAGGAATTTCAAAGCAGAGGCTTAGGAGGAACCCTTATGAATAAGGCCATTAGTGTTGGAAATGACCTGGGAAAATCCTATCTCTGGCTTGGTGTCTGGGAGAAAAACGAAAGAGGAATTCAGTTTTATAAAAAACAGGGCTTTTATGTCATAGGCAAGCATCCATTTTATATGGGCCAAGAAGAACAGACAGATTATATTTTCCGCAAAGATTTAACAAATAATGAAGAGGACGTTTTGTAA
- a CDS encoding DMT family transporter: MNNLKFYSALQALLAALLFGASAPLAKLFLGEIDPIPLASCLYLGSGIGLLLYRLVNRLKKGYTEAEAKIHINDVKWILGAVAAGGVAAPIVLMYSLRNTPASTASLLLNFECVATTLIAAVAFKEAIGKRIWFAIVFITSASSILTWDFSGEWGLSIGALGVLLACILWGMDNNFTRMISAKDPLIIVTIKGIGAGCVSLILANLAGSHFPDLKIIMGAMLLGFFSYGLSIVLFIFAMRHLGASRTSAFLGTAPFAGALLSFLLFQELPNTLFYAASLLMIVGAALIFGEEHEHKHIHHSFKHEHKHRHDDDHHNHDHLHRAGLEHSHEHTHETIEHSHGHTPDIHHRHVH, translated from the coding sequence GTGAATAACTTGAAATTTTATTCTGCCCTTCAAGCATTATTAGCAGCCTTATTATTCGGGGCAAGCGCGCCCTTAGCAAAACTCTTTTTAGGAGAGATAGATCCTATCCCGCTGGCATCCTGCTTATACTTGGGAAGTGGAATAGGGCTTTTGCTCTACAGATTGGTTAATCGTCTGAAAAAGGGCTATACAGAGGCCGAAGCAAAAATCCATATCAATGACGTTAAATGGATACTAGGTGCGGTTGCTGCAGGAGGTGTGGCTGCACCCATTGTTTTAATGTATAGTTTGCGCAATACTCCTGCCTCCACAGCCTCATTACTATTGAATTTTGAATGTGTTGCGACAACCTTAATTGCAGCTGTTGCTTTTAAAGAGGCTATTGGCAAGAGAATCTGGTTTGCAATAGTTTTCATTACCAGTGCCAGCAGCATTTTAACCTGGGATTTTAGCGGGGAATGGGGTCTGTCTATCGGGGCCTTGGGAGTATTATTGGCCTGTATACTATGGGGGATGGATAATAACTTTACGCGTATGATCTCCGCGAAAGATCCTTTAATCATTGTCACCATTAAAGGGATCGGGGCGGGGTGTGTTTCTCTGATTTTAGCGAATCTTGCAGGAAGTCATTTTCCAGATCTCAAAATAATAATGGGAGCAATGCTTTTGGGGTTTTTCAGTTATGGCTTAAGCATCGTACTGTTTATCTTTGCCATGCGTCATCTTGGAGCCTCCAGGACTAGTGCCTTTTTAGGAACGGCACCTTTTGCCGGTGCCTTACTGTCGTTTCTTTTGTTTCAGGAATTGCCCAACACCTTGTTTTATGCTGCCAGCCTGTTAATGATTGTTGGGGCAGCCCTGATTTTTGGAGAAGAGCATGAGCATAAACACATTCATCACAGTTTTAAACACGAACATAAACATAGGCATGATGATGATCATCATAACCATGACCACCTTCATAGGGCTGGTTTGGAGCATTCCCATGAGCATACTCACGAGACTATTGAGCATAGTCATGGGCATACCCCGGATATTCATCATAGACATGTCCATTAA
- a CDS encoding DUF4180 domain-containing protein: MSIKYAILGILSWKSSTGYELKKLFEESSFMYWSGNNNQIYKALLKMQEEGLVSSEVIHQESSPSKKVYQITEEGMVELKEWILSSPETPEFKKPFLIQLAWSGLLNDQELNELLTRYENELKAQLLIQEEKHKRSLNSPNRNPRETLIWDMISQNLTASYKTELDWVQDVKERLFKHQINEEQSKMNYKLIEGPKKYLEVMSAATPISTENDALDLVALCGENDTNLLMIHYTALSEDFFKLKTKVAGNILQKFMNYHIKAAAVLPNEIIQKGRFRELASETNKGNYFRMYESKAEAEQWLLQ; encoded by the coding sequence ATGTCTATTAAATATGCCATACTAGGTATCCTTAGCTGGAAGTCCTCAACCGGCTACGAATTAAAAAAACTATTTGAAGAATCCTCCTTTATGTATTGGTCCGGCAATAACAACCAAATCTATAAAGCCCTTCTCAAGATGCAAGAAGAAGGTCTGGTCAGCAGCGAAGTTATCCACCAGGAAAGTTCTCCCTCAAAAAAAGTCTATCAAATAACTGAAGAGGGAATGGTCGAATTAAAAGAATGGATTCTTTCATCCCCAGAGACTCCTGAATTTAAAAAGCCATTTTTGATCCAACTGGCCTGGTCCGGCTTATTAAATGACCAGGAGTTGAATGAGTTGCTGACACGCTATGAAAATGAGCTCAAAGCACAGCTGCTTATCCAAGAGGAAAAACACAAACGTTCTCTGAACTCACCTAACAGAAACCCGCGAGAAACCTTGATCTGGGATATGATTTCTCAAAATTTAACAGCTTCCTATAAAACTGAATTAGACTGGGTTCAGGATGTCAAAGAAAGGTTATTCAAACATCAAATCAACGAGGAGCAATCGAAAATGAACTATAAACTCATTGAAGGCCCTAAAAAATATCTTGAAGTTATGTCGGCTGCCACTCCTATAAGTACTGAGAACGATGCCCTTGATTTAGTGGCTTTATGCGGTGAAAATGATACAAATTTGCTCATGATCCATTATACTGCCCTATCCGAAGACTTCTTCAAGCTTAAGACCAAAGTTGCCGGCAATATTCTGCAAAAGTTTATGAACTATCATATCAAAGCTGCTGCCGTACTTCCTAATGAGATCATCCAAAAAGGCCGCTTTCGCGAATTAGCTTCGGAAACGAATAAAGGCAATTATTTTCGAATGTACGAGAGCAAAGCGGAAGCAGAACAATGGCTGCTTCAATAA
- a CDS encoding class I SAM-dependent methyltransferase — MERISKTITAYDKHCDVYNDKFKEFEPYVQKIKEFIELLEPGMKVLDLGCGPGNVSRQLMLSGKEFSIEGIDLSEEMVKLARKNVPSGKFSCRDLRDISFPAESFDAILLSFCIVHLDGTEMADLLKKVAKYLKQERRLYLSFMEGKKDGFEKTSFSEEELFFYYHSLEKVQDILKDNHLSINKLTKQGYLESDGSITTDVFIFASKGN; from the coding sequence ATGGAAAGAATCAGTAAAACCATTACCGCCTATGATAAACATTGTGATGTCTATAATGATAAGTTTAAGGAGTTCGAGCCCTACGTCCAGAAGATCAAGGAGTTCATTGAATTACTCGAGCCGGGCATGAAAGTTCTGGACTTGGGCTGCGGACCAGGGAATGTATCCAGACAATTAATGTTGTCAGGAAAGGAGTTTAGTATTGAGGGGATCGATCTTTCCGAAGAAATGGTCAAATTAGCACGAAAGAATGTGCCCTCGGGAAAGTTTAGCTGCAGAGATCTAAGGGATATTAGCTTTCCTGCGGAATCTTTTGATGCTATCCTCTTGTCTTTTTGCATTGTTCATCTCGACGGAACGGAAATGGCAGACCTGCTTAAAAAAGTTGCCAAGTACCTGAAGCAGGAGCGGAGACTATATTTGAGTTTTATGGAAGGAAAAAAAGATGGCTTCGAAAAGACCAGTTTTTCAGAGGAAGAATTATTCTTTTACTATCATTCCTTAGAAAAAGTCCAAGATATACTGAAGGATAACCATCTCTCAATAAATAAGCTCACCAAACAAGGCTATTTGGAGAGCGATGGTTCTATCACTACGGATGTCTTTATTTTTGCTAGTAAGGGGAATTAG
- a CDS encoding MarR family winged helix-turn-helix transcriptional regulator: MNYSDPYVKQASSVVQSFLNISRLLTKFTMQNAASLGLTLHQMGILNIINSHPNITLKEITEKLQIPKSTVSINVDELVNLDLIDRKTNSNNRREINLTSTAKGKEKSLKSSENALSYRAMMAALEKLPEDTIQNLIQTHEELLAHLQTYASEL; this comes from the coding sequence ATGAATTATTCTGATCCCTATGTAAAACAAGCATCATCAGTCGTTCAATCTTTTCTTAACATCAGCAGGCTCCTAACGAAATTCACAATGCAGAATGCCGCCAGCCTGGGGCTGACATTACATCAGATGGGAATTTTAAATATTATTAACTCTCACCCTAATATAACCCTTAAGGAAATAACAGAAAAGCTGCAGATCCCTAAAAGTACTGTAAGCATTAATGTTGATGAACTGGTTAACTTAGATCTCATTGACAGGAAAACCAACAGCAATAACCGGCGGGAAATTAATTTAACATCAACTGCTAAAGGGAAGGAAAAATCTCTTAAGTCTTCTGAAAATGCCCTATCCTATAGGGCAATGATGGCTGCCTTGGAAAAGCTACCAGAAGATACTATTCAAAATTTAATCCAAACCCATGAGGAATTATTAGCTCATCTGCAAACCTACGCATCGGAACTTTGA
- a CDS encoding GNAT family N-acetyltransferase, which yields MANIIIRQATEGDAAEILEIYAPYIKETNITFEYEVPTLDDFKKRIQEIASHYPYIVCLLDGKMVGYAYAHRHMERAAYQWNAELSVYVAKDCLRLGIGKALYNALIEILKLQNVQNLYAIVTYPNPNSEKMHQYFGFQTIGIYPKTGYKFGQWIDVIWLEKSIGEHEKNPKPLVSIGEISGEVITNILDKCSAAIKRSANGYTR from the coding sequence ATGGCGAATATAATTATTAGACAGGCAACAGAAGGAGATGCGGCTGAAATCTTGGAGATATATGCTCCGTATATTAAGGAAACCAATATTACCTTTGAATATGAGGTACCCACTCTGGATGACTTTAAAAAGCGCATTCAAGAAATAGCAAGCCACTATCCTTATATAGTTTGCTTATTGGATGGCAAAATGGTGGGCTACGCTTATGCTCACAGGCATATGGAGCGTGCCGCCTACCAGTGGAATGCCGAATTGTCGGTCTATGTTGCTAAAGATTGTTTGCGCCTGGGAATCGGCAAAGCCCTGTATAATGCGCTCATAGAAATTCTAAAACTCCAGAATGTACAGAATCTCTATGCTATTGTTACCTACCCAAATCCTAACAGTGAAAAAATGCACCAGTATTTTGGATTTCAAACAATAGGGATCTATCCTAAGACAGGTTATAAATTTGGGCAGTGGATTGATGTCATCTGGCTGGAAAAATCCATTGGCGAACATGAAAAGAACCCTAAACCTTTGGTTTCTATTGGAGAAATTAGTGGAGAAGTAATTACTAACATATTGGATAAATGTAGCGCTGCCATAAAAAGAAGCGCAAATGGTTATACAAGATAG
- a CDS encoding GNAT family N-acetyltransferase: protein MIVRQMISQDIPQLARLYEQFWGEESCLETMRSKFEKLEKAGSHILLSAFEDNQLIGSVMGVICEELYGDCKSFLVLENMIVDKGFRNRGVGSALIKELERRAAENCSQIILVTESNRIDACKFYESAGYTGGTHQGFKKKL, encoded by the coding sequence ATGATAGTGCGTCAAATGATTAGCCAAGATATTCCCCAATTAGCGCGGTTATATGAACAATTTTGGGGTGAAGAATCTTGTCTGGAGACAATGAGGTCGAAGTTTGAAAAGCTTGAAAAAGCCGGATCTCATATATTGTTAAGCGCTTTTGAAGATAATCAATTAATCGGTTCTGTAATGGGAGTAATATGCGAAGAGTTGTATGGTGACTGTAAATCATTTTTGGTTTTAGAAAATATGATTGTTGATAAAGGTTTTAGAAATAGAGGAGTCGGAAGCGCGTTAATAAAGGAATTAGAAAGAAGGGCAGCTGAAAACTGCAGCCAGATCATTCTCGTAACAGAGTCAAACAGAATTGATGCTTGTAAATTTTACGAATCGGCAGGTTATACCGGCGGGACGCATCAAGGCTTTAAAAAGAAGCTCTGA
- a CDS encoding GNAT family N-acetyltransferase has translation MDIQIREAVPGDYQNLCELYLELDNQHRLSHPELFVLPEDYTAARAYLLESMADSNQALFVVEIASNLVGFAECRMQISSDFPILRKREWVQLEGLAVKPGYQKHGIGSLLLKKVREWAQSKKVNRIELKVYTFNSQAETFYLRHGFKELSKAMYLNL, from the coding sequence TTGGACATTCAAATTAGAGAAGCAGTGCCAGGGGATTACCAAAATCTCTGTGAGCTTTACTTAGAACTGGATAACCAGCATAGGCTAAGCCATCCTGAACTATTTGTTTTACCTGAAGATTATACCGCGGCCAGGGCCTATTTATTGGAAAGCATGGCTGACAGCAATCAGGCGCTTTTTGTGGTGGAAATTGCTTCAAACCTGGTCGGCTTTGCCGAATGCCGTATGCAAATCTCCTCGGATTTTCCCATCCTTAGAAAGAGAGAATGGGTACAACTTGAAGGCTTAGCCGTAAAGCCGGGCTATCAAAAGCATGGGATTGGATCCTTGCTTTTAAAGAAAGTCCGTGAGTGGGCACAAAGCAAAAAGGTGAACAGAATTGAATTAAAGGTTTATACCTTTAATTCTCAAGCTGAAACCTTCTATTTAAGACATGGTTTTAAGGAATTAAGCAAGGCCATGTACCTGAATTTATAG
- a CDS encoding AIM24 family protein has translation MFKFNIEEELCCKVEGNGRFYAKKGAMVAFKGNFKFDKMLLGPDNGGGVMGSLLGLAKRKLTGENIELMTVEGSGTIYLARNAYHVSVFELEPGDCLSVESENLLAFPTDLQYDVRFIGSGVLSQKGLATTVLNNHSNQPQQVAVITDGNPLMLEAPCVVDPDAVVAWTSSLNGGGDPSVALNNFSWKTVIGQTSGESYQFQFNQPGQMVLVQPSERLSGLKISID, from the coding sequence GTGTTTAAGTTTAATATAGAAGAAGAATTATGCTGTAAAGTTGAAGGCAACGGGAGATTTTATGCGAAGAAAGGGGCAATGGTTGCCTTTAAGGGAAACTTCAAATTCGATAAAATGCTGCTGGGTCCTGACAACGGCGGCGGAGTTATGGGCTCGCTCTTAGGCTTGGCGAAGAGGAAATTAACGGGAGAAAATATCGAACTAATGACTGTGGAAGGTTCCGGAACTATTTATTTAGCCAGAAACGCTTACCATGTCTCAGTTTTTGAACTTGAGCCCGGAGATTGTTTGTCTGTTGAAAGCGAAAACCTTCTGGCTTTCCCCACAGATCTTCAATATGACGTTCGCTTCATTGGCAGCGGGGTTTTATCCCAGAAAGGATTAGCCACGACGGTTCTCAATAATCATTCCAACCAGCCCCAGCAAGTCGCCGTTATAACCGACGGGAACCCTCTTATGCTTGAAGCACCCTGCGTTGTGGATCCTGATGCCGTTGTTGCCTGGACAAGTAGTCTCAACGGCGGCGGTGATCCCAGTGTGGCCTTGAATAACTTTAGCTGGAAGACAGTCATTGGCCAAACCTCCGGGGAATCTTATCAATTTCAGTTTAACCAGCCAGGCCAAATGGTTCTCGTTCAACCCTCAGAGCGATTATCCGGGTTAAAGATTAGTATCGATTAA
- a CDS encoding xanthine dehydrogenase family protein molybdopterin-binding subunit — protein sequence MDNSLKYVGHTFPIHDAPQKVKGSLVYLSDIKLPEMLYAKLLLSPIAHGKIKQIDTTRAEALPGVIKVFTHLNTPNKTFSRYRIVPNQDYCFEDERLLTDKVRFVGDRVAAVVATSKAVAKEALALIQVEYEELPVLSTPQQALENPEIRIHPGGNLLHEYDLILGEKVPIAGDCLEAETLITTQKVHHAAMETHVCLADFDSFGKLTIWAACQGAFGIRTIVADLLNLSYHKVRVIKVPMGGSFGGRQEAVLEPLTAFLAKEVRHPVKLSFTREESIITTMTRPATSSKIRTIVSKEGILKEFSVETIVDAGAYATSSVDNTYVMSKKIGRLYRIPYYRHTGKTVYTNTPIAGGARGWGAPEIITAAEIHMDAAARQLKMDPFDIRLKNLVHPYDEDKATQYSLGNARVIECLEKGAEAFGWHERFNGDPGQGRFRKGVGLACAAHKNGMFGGFPEHSTMILKMNEDGSFILNTGLHELGCGTITSMIQITAEVLDVDPSRITVLEADTEYGPYDFGSYGSRVTYICGACAFEAAKGLKEIILDCAAYILQKPKQYLRVKNGQVWELGNEEKALTYREIASTAKVKNNTDIIITHTYHGTSNPGVYAVHFAEVEVDTATGQVQVLDYLAAHDIGKAINPGMVEGQIQGGVQMGIGYALYEEIQIGKNGRILTNGLKNYHVVNAPDMPEVKTLLIEEGGDEGPYGAKSIGEIALVPVAAAIVNAVNHALNTSLSNLPLTPEKILAALK from the coding sequence TTGGACAACAGTTTGAAATACGTCGGACATACTTTCCCAATTCATGATGCACCCCAAAAAGTTAAGGGCAGTTTAGTGTATTTAAGCGATATAAAACTGCCGGAGATGTTATACGCTAAATTGCTCTTAAGTCCCATTGCCCATGGAAAAATCAAACAAATTGACACAACCCGGGCCGAGGCTCTGCCCGGCGTGATCAAGGTTTTTACCCATTTAAACACTCCCAATAAAACCTTCAGCCGCTATCGAATTGTGCCCAACCAGGACTATTGCTTCGAAGATGAGCGTCTTTTGACGGACAAGGTGCGTTTTGTGGGGGATCGAGTGGCTGCAGTCGTGGCCACGAGCAAGGCAGTCGCCAAGGAAGCCCTTGCCTTAATCCAGGTGGAATATGAGGAATTGCCGGTGCTTAGCACTCCCCAGCAGGCCCTGGAAAATCCTGAGATAAGAATTCATCCCGGCGGAAACTTGCTTCATGAATATGACTTGATTTTAGGTGAGAAAGTACCCATTGCCGGGGATTGCCTGGAAGCAGAAACCTTGATCACAACCCAAAAAGTCCATCATGCCGCCATGGAAACTCATGTCTGTCTGGCGGATTTCGATAGCTTCGGAAAATTGACCATTTGGGCAGCCTGTCAGGGCGCTTTTGGCATCCGCACCATTGTTGCTGACTTGCTGAATTTAAGCTATCACAAGGTCAGAGTCATTAAGGTTCCCATGGGCGGTTCCTTCGGCGGCAGACAGGAAGCTGTCTTAGAGCCTCTCACAGCCTTCCTGGCGAAAGAAGTGAGACACCCGGTTAAACTCTCTTTCACAAGGGAAGAGTCCATCATAACCACCATGACCCGGCCGGCAACCTCTTCAAAAATCAGAACCATTGTCAGTAAAGAGGGAATTCTGAAAGAGTTCAGCGTAGAAACTATCGTTGATGCAGGAGCTTATGCCACCAGCTCAGTTGACAATACTTATGTAATGTCTAAAAAGATAGGCAGGCTCTATAGAATCCCCTATTACCGGCATACTGGGAAAACTGTCTATACCAACACCCCTATTGCCGGAGGAGCACGAGGGTGGGGCGCTCCGGAAATTATAACCGCCGCTGAAATCCATATGGATGCAGCGGCGAGACAGCTGAAAATGGATCCTTTCGATATTAGGCTGAAAAATCTGGTTCATCCTTATGATGAGGATAAAGCTACTCAGTATTCTTTAGGCAACGCTCGTGTAATTGAGTGCCTGGAGAAAGGGGCTGAGGCTTTTGGGTGGCATGAACGATTTAACGGAGATCCCGGCCAGGGGAGGTTCCGCAAGGGTGTAGGTCTGGCCTGTGCTGCTCATAAAAACGGGATGTTCGGAGGATTTCCTGAGCACAGTACCATGATCTTAAAAATGAATGAGGACGGCAGTTTTATTCTCAATACAGGTCTGCATGAGTTAGGCTGCGGAACTATTACCTCCATGATACAAATTACTGCGGAAGTTCTGGATGTTGATCCCAGCCGGATTACGGTTTTAGAAGCTGACACTGAATATGGTCCCTATGATTTCGGCTCTTACGGCAGCAGAGTAACCTATATTTGCGGTGCCTGTGCCTTTGAAGCTGCCAAGGGCTTAAAAGAGATCATTTTAGACTGTGCGGCTTATATTTTGCAAAAGCCTAAGCAGTACTTAAGGGTGAAAAACGGCCAAGTTTGGGAGCTGGGCAATGAGGAGAAGGCCCTGACGTATAGAGAGATTGCCTCAACAGCTAAAGTGAAGAATAATACGGATATTATCATAACCCATACCTATCATGGCACCTCTAATCCGGGAGTTTATGCCGTCCATTTTGCCGAGGTGGAGGTGGATACCGCTACAGGCCAGGTTCAGGTGCTGGATTACCTGGCTGCTCATGATATTGGCAAAGCTATCAACCCAGGTATGGTTGAAGGGCAAATTCAGGGCGGAGTTCAAATGGGAATCGGTTATGCCTTATATGAAGAAATTCAGATCGGCAAAAACGGCAGGATATTGACCAACGGTCTGAAAAATTATCATGTGGTTAATGCCCCGGACATGCCTGAGGTAAAAACTCTGCTTATCGAAGAAGGCGGGGATGAAGGACCCTATGGCGCCAAAAGCATCGGTGAAATCGCCTTAGTGCCCGTTGCAGCGGCCATCGTCAATGCCGTCAATCATGCACTGAATACCTCATTGTCAAATCTGCCTCTGACGCCGGAGAAGATTTTGGCAGCACTGAAATAG
- a CDS encoding (2Fe-2S)-binding protein — MEIEFKVNGKEYRRNVPPTMRLVDLLRDELGLTGTKEGCGEGECGSCTVLMNGKAVNSCLVLAPQIRGQEILTIEGLDQDGELDKLQKSFIANSAVQCGYCTPGMLMSAKALLMSNPYPSEGEIKTAIAGNLCRCTGYNKIVKAIKEAADEN, encoded by the coding sequence ATGGAAATTGAGTTCAAAGTCAATGGCAAAGAATATCGGCGCAATGTTCCTCCGACTATGAGATTAGTGGATTTATTGAGGGATGAACTGGGCTTGACAGGGACGAAAGAAGGCTGCGGGGAAGGAGAGTGCGGCTCCTGTACCGTGCTTATGAACGGCAAAGCCGTCAATTCCTGCTTGGTTCTAGCTCCTCAAATCAGGGGCCAGGAGATCTTAACCATCGAGGGGCTGGATCAGGACGGCGAACTGGACAAACTGCAAAAATCCTTTATCGCAAACAGTGCCGTTCAATGCGGATACTGTACACCAGGGATGCTGATGTCCGCAAAAGCCCTGTTGATGTCCAACCCTTATCCCAGTGAAGGGGAGATAAAAACGGCCATCGCCGGGAATTTATGTCGCTGTACCGGATACAATAAAATTGTTAAGGCTATCAAAGAGGCTGCAGATGAAAATTAA
- a CDS encoding MalY/PatB family protein, which produces MNYDFDRIIDRHQTCSVKWDFNQKIFGREDVLPLWVADMDFQAPQAVVEALVKRAEHGIFGYSEGMDGYYDSLIAWSKKRHGWAIQQDWISFSPGIVFALYELVRSLTKPGDKVLLQSPVYPPFFKAIRENGREVVNSPLKFEGRRYVMDFADLEEKFAGGVKMMLLCSPHNPVGRVWERQELERLGQLCLAYGVLLVSDEIHGDLIFEGHRHIPFASLSPEFEMQSIVCTAPSKTFNLAGLQTSNLIIPNPEYRQTFIQSRNLTGIHSPNVFGITALEAAYRHGEDWLNQLMPYLAGNAEFLLNSLAQELPQVKGIKPEGTYLVWLDFRELGMEPKELEEFLIHKAGVGLNAGYQFGPGGEGFARFNIGCCRSLVEEGFRRIRESIAENGHPTGSFPPN; this is translated from the coding sequence ATGAATTATGATTTTGACAGAATAATTGACCGGCATCAGACCTGTTCCGTAAAATGGGATTTTAACCAAAAGATCTTCGGCCGGGAGGATGTTTTGCCTCTCTGGGTCGCCGACATGGATTTTCAGGCTCCTCAGGCGGTTGTTGAAGCCTTAGTGAAACGGGCGGAGCATGGAATTTTTGGCTATTCTGAGGGCATGGACGGATATTACGATTCCCTGATTGCCTGGTCAAAAAAACGTCACGGCTGGGCAATCCAGCAGGACTGGATTTCCTTTAGCCCGGGGATTGTCTTTGCTTTATATGAACTGGTGCGCAGTTTAACCAAGCCGGGGGATAAAGTTCTGCTTCAATCTCCTGTTTACCCGCCTTTTTTTAAGGCTATCCGGGAGAATGGGCGGGAAGTTGTCAACAGCCCCCTTAAGTTTGAAGGCCGGCGCTATGTCATGGATTTTGCGGACTTGGAAGAGAAGTTTGCCGGCGGAGTTAAGATGATGTTATTGTGCAGTCCCCATAATCCTGTGGGCAGGGTTTGGGAGCGCCAGGAGCTTGAGCGCTTAGGACAGCTTTGTCTGGCTTACGGTGTCCTGCTTGTCTCTGATGAAATTCACGGTGATCTGATTTTTGAGGGGCACCGGCATATTCCCTTTGCTTCGCTTTCCCCGGAATTCGAGATGCAATCCATTGTCTGCACGGCTCCTAGCAAGACCTTTAACCTGGCCGGTCTGCAGACTTCCAATTTAATCATCCCTAATCCGGAGTACCGCCAAACGTTTATTCAATCCCGTAATCTGACGGGGATTCACAGTCCCAATGTCTTTGGCATCACTGCCTTGGAAGCAGCTTACCGGCATGGAGAGGATTGGCTGAATCAATTAATGCCCTATTTAGCAGGAAATGCCGAATTTCTGCTCAACTCTCTGGCTCAAGAACTGCCGCAGGTTAAAGGGATTAAGCCGGAAGGTACCTATCTGGTCTGGCTGGACTTCAGAGAATTAGGTATGGAGCCTAAGGAATTGGAAGAGTTTTTAATCCATAAAGCCGGAGTTGGTCTCAATGCCGGCTATCAGTTCGGTCCCGGAGGAGAAGGTTTTGCCCGCTTCAACATAGGCTGCTGCCGGTCCTTAGTGGAAGAAGGCTTCCGGCGTATTCGAGAGTCCATCGCGGAAAATGGCCACCCCACAGGTAGTTTCCCCCCAAATTGA
- a CDS encoding sigma factor, translating into MENLIKKAQKGDKEAFIQAVTLYMPQLYKVAGTRLSSEEDMGDAIQEAILAAFINLQSLRKPEYFRQFVVNTLVDENIWLKTQLADSRGHI; encoded by the coding sequence GTGGAGAATCTGATTAAAAAAGCCCAAAAAGGGGACAAAGAAGCTTTCATTCAAGCGGTAACTTTATATATGCCTCAGCTGTATAAAGTGGCCGGAACAAGACTTTCCTCGGAAGAAGATATGGGGGATGCCATCCAGGAAGCCATTCTCGCGGCTTTTATCAATTTACAGTCCCTGAGAAAACCGGAATATTTCCGTCAGTTCGTTGTCAATACGCTGGTAGATGAAAACATTTGGCTCAAGACTCAGTTAGCCGATTCAAGGGGCCATATTTAA
- a CDS encoding RNA polymerase sigma factor: MKAYENLHSLRSFQSFKPWIMKIVLRQAYNLAGRRQKIVYMDDLEIEEVTDAETMAEDSRELWQVVHLLEEEFRLTTILYYYEDMSVKDIAKTLDLPVGTVKSRLARAREKLKGLLTVEGGRKDG; this comes from the coding sequence ATGAAAGCCTATGAAAACCTGCACAGTCTCAGGTCTTTTCAGAGTTTTAAGCCCTGGATTATGAAAATCGTGCTGCGCCAGGCCTATAATTTAGCCGGCCGGCGGCAGAAAATTGTCTACATGGACGATTTGGAGATCGAAGAAGTGACTGACGCAGAGACTATGGCGGAGGATAGCCGGGAGTTATGGCAGGTTGTGCATCTGCTGGAGGAGGAGTTCCGGCTGACCACGATTCTCTATTACTACGAGGATATGAGCGTCAAGGATATCGCTAAAACCCTGGACCTGCCGGTGGGGACCGTTAAATCCCGGCTGGCGAGGGCCAGGGAAAAATTAAAGGGGTTGCTGACCGTTGAAGGGGGCAGGAAAGATGGATAA